One region of Caldimonas thermodepolymerans genomic DNA includes:
- a CDS encoding type VI secretion system Vgr family protein, protein MARVMEIDTPLGPDVLLFRAMSAREELGRPFEFLIEVLSDKGELPVHELLGKPVTVRLELPEERARFFNGIVARMATASPLGRYHRYRLTVRPWLWLLTRNSNCRIFQQQSVPDILSQVFAKYPQAAIEKRLTGSYRTWEYCVQYRETDFNFVSRLMEQEGIYYYFRHEPGRHTLVLADGLSAHEAVPGFKSVPYIPHDRGRRLEQEYIDEWSVSAEIQPGSYVLDDFDFTKPSAELRASARRSRPHDAADGEYYDYPGEYEARSDGELYAKLRLEELQAHHEQIQGSGNARGLAVGALFRLTGHTRGDQNREYLVRSTHIEMQFGEYESLDAGSTDYHIRFAVQPSQEAFRTERLTPKPVVQGPQTAIVVGPAGDEIHTDKYGRVKVQFHWDRDGAGDENSSCWVRVAQPWAGKNFGMIAIPRIGQEVVVDFLEGDPDRPLVTGRVYNGEQMPPWELPANKTQTGILTRSTPDGSAANANAIRFEDKKGEEQLWIHAEKNQDIEVENDETHWVGHDRKKTIDHDETVEVKNNRTETVGNDEQITIGANRTEKVGGDESITVGGNRSETVGASEDVIVSANRSHMVGSNDDLKVGANRTINVGANQQLVVGGNVTEAVGGSCTQTIGGALTQTVAGPVTINTPAAMTITAAGGVTIVAPGGTKVIDNFLSNLGGMLTQSYGQIMKFTPMSMEVKAVSVEGCGVKVDMGTVHTHKTGVHLQQLGAKLLSTDSAFLNKAGLMLAKAGIHLIG, encoded by the coding sequence ATGGCACGAGTGATGGAGATCGACACGCCCCTGGGGCCCGACGTCCTGCTGTTCCGGGCCATGAGCGCCCGCGAGGAGCTGGGGCGTCCGTTCGAGTTCCTCATCGAGGTGCTGTCGGACAAGGGCGAGCTGCCGGTGCACGAGCTGCTCGGCAAGCCCGTGACCGTCAGGCTGGAGCTGCCGGAGGAGCGCGCCCGCTTCTTCAACGGCATCGTCGCGCGCATGGCCACCGCCTCGCCGCTGGGGCGGTACCACCGCTACCGCCTCACCGTGCGGCCGTGGCTGTGGCTGCTGACACGCAACAGCAACTGCCGCATCTTCCAGCAGCAGAGCGTGCCGGACATCCTGTCGCAGGTGTTCGCGAAGTACCCGCAGGCCGCGATCGAGAAGCGCCTGACCGGCTCCTACCGCACCTGGGAGTACTGCGTGCAGTACCGCGAGACGGACTTCAACTTCGTCAGCCGCCTGATGGAGCAGGAGGGCATCTACTACTACTTCCGGCACGAGCCCGGACGGCACACGCTGGTGCTGGCCGACGGGCTCAGCGCCCACGAGGCCGTGCCCGGCTTCAAGTCCGTGCCGTACATCCCGCATGACCGCGGCCGCCGGCTCGAGCAGGAGTACATCGACGAATGGAGCGTGTCGGCCGAGATCCAGCCCGGCAGCTACGTGCTGGACGACTTCGACTTCACCAAGCCGAGCGCCGAGCTGCGCGCCAGCGCGCGGCGTTCGCGTCCCCATGACGCGGCGGACGGCGAGTACTACGACTACCCCGGCGAGTACGAGGCCCGCAGCGACGGCGAGCTGTACGCCAAGCTGCGCCTGGAGGAGCTCCAGGCGCACCACGAGCAGATCCAGGGCAGCGGCAACGCGCGCGGGCTCGCCGTCGGTGCGCTGTTTCGCCTGACCGGCCACACGCGCGGCGACCAGAACCGCGAGTACCTGGTGCGCTCGACCCACATCGAGATGCAGTTCGGCGAATACGAATCGCTGGACGCCGGCAGCACCGACTATCACATCCGCTTTGCCGTGCAGCCCAGCCAGGAAGCGTTCCGCACCGAGCGGCTCACGCCCAAGCCGGTGGTGCAGGGACCGCAGACCGCCATCGTCGTGGGGCCGGCGGGCGACGAGATCCACACCGACAAGTACGGCCGCGTCAAGGTGCAGTTCCACTGGGACCGCGACGGCGCCGGCGACGAGAACAGCTCCTGCTGGGTGCGGGTCGCGCAGCCCTGGGCCGGCAAGAACTTCGGCATGATCGCGATCCCGCGCATCGGCCAGGAGGTGGTGGTCGACTTCCTCGAGGGCGACCCGGACCGCCCGCTGGTCACCGGCCGGGTCTACAACGGCGAGCAGATGCCGCCGTGGGAACTGCCCGCGAACAAGACCCAGACCGGCATCCTGACCCGCTCGACGCCCGACGGCAGCGCCGCCAACGCGAACGCGATCCGCTTCGAGGACAAGAAGGGCGAGGAGCAGCTCTGGATCCACGCCGAGAAGAACCAGGACATCGAGGTCGAGAACGACGAGACCCACTGGGTCGGCCACGACCGCAAGAAGACCATCGACCATGACGAGACGGTCGAGGTCAAGAACAACCGCACCGAGACGGTCGGCAACGACGAGCAGATCACCATCGGTGCCAACCGGACCGAGAAGGTGGGCGGCGACGAGTCGATCACCGTCGGCGGCAACCGCAGCGAGACGGTGGGCGCCAGCGAGGACGTGATCGTCAGCGCGAACCGCAGCCACATGGTGGGCTCGAACGACGACCTCAAGGTCGGCGCGAACCGCACCATCAACGTCGGCGCCAACCAGCAGCTCGTGGTCGGCGGGAACGTGACCGAGGCGGTGGGCGGCTCCTGCACGCAGACCATCGGCGGCGCGCTGACCCAGACGGTCGCCGGTCCCGTCACCATCAACACGCCGGCGGCGATGACCATCACCGCCGCCGGCGGCGTCACCATCGTCGCGCCCGGCGGCACCAAGGTCATCGACAACTTCCTCTCCAACCTGGGCGGCATGCTGACGCAGAGCTACGGGCAGATCATGAAGTTCACCCCGATGTCGATGGAGGTGAAGGCGGTGTCGGTCGAAGGCTGCGGCGTCAAGGTCGACATGGGGACCGTCCATACCCACAAGACTGGGGTGCACCTGCAGCAGCTGGGCGCCAAGCTGCTGAGCACCGATTCGGCCTTCCTCAACAAGGCCGGCCTGATGCTGGCCAAGGCGGGCATCCACCTCATCGGATGA
- a CDS encoding DUF3592 domain-containing protein: protein MKMDAGRWLLVVVILIAAIPFLRRLWIEGQAEWLRRTGEPAQAVVLRLEDTGERYREGPVLVVHVRFSTPLQGVVQSSFRRAMTPVELQSVRPGATVGIVYDRDRPSRIALHEIPSSALP, encoded by the coding sequence GTGAAGATGGATGCAGGGCGCTGGCTGCTGGTCGTGGTGATCCTGATCGCCGCGATCCCGTTCCTGCGCCGGCTGTGGATCGAGGGGCAGGCCGAGTGGCTGCGCCGGACCGGCGAGCCGGCCCAGGCGGTGGTGCTGCGCCTCGAGGACACCGGCGAGCGCTACCGCGAGGGGCCGGTGCTCGTGGTGCACGTGCGTTTCTCCACGCCGCTGCAGGGCGTGGTGCAGTCCTCGTTCCGGCGCGCGATGACCCCGGTCGAGCTGCAGAGCGTGCGTCCGGGAGCGACGGTCGGCATCGTCTACGACCGGGACCGTCCGTCGCGCATCGCGCTGCACGAGATCCCTTCGTCGGCATTGCCCTGA